A window of Xyrauchen texanus isolate HMW12.3.18 chromosome 10, RBS_HiC_50CHRs, whole genome shotgun sequence contains these coding sequences:
- the prf1.3 gene encoding perforin-1.3: protein MAPLLLLLFLPLALCCETAPSTECERLPFVPGHNLVGEGFDIVRMKTTGAFVVDVLNYMYGGEHGNCTKCENKLLNQQQKLPTSVVDWRIKVQCRQSISAKVHESASSVLKDTTNSASVSWKVGLSVPLVAGVAVGGTHSRSARFAKSHASQDKYSYTSHTFSCRYYSFRLHALPPLTKEFSSSIRALPVKFDSKSQAAYNHFISIYGTHFLRRVDLGGRVHSTTAVQTCKAALSGLSVQDVSNCLSAEASGVIKGVKVSAQSSYCNDKKQKLERGKSFSASFSDRETEILGGNGEQHDILFNPSNQSGYGVWLKSLKKIPGVVSYTLSSLHMLVQNDSARKIGLQAAISNYITKSAISVACPSGCKVGHRKPNCACKCGGHNNVDGNCCSTKPGVATLSVIVMSASGLWGDYFSKTDGYVKVIFKSNPHESPVIWNNNFPQWNYNVHLGDVDLMMKKPLVFEVWDRDNRWDDDLLGKGSIVPEQGNNVQKTIGLKHGSLKVSVTAKCGPSLTGSYCEKYAPTPGGDGTLMSYNPFGREQPISFL, encoded by the exons ATGGCTCCACTTCTTTTGCTCCTCTTTCTCCCCCTTGCCCTGTGTTGCGAAACGGCCCCTAGCACTGAATGTGAGAGGCTCCCATTCGTGCCAGGGCATAATTTGGTGGGAGAGGGCTTTGACATCGTGCGAATGAAGACCACAGGAGCCTTCGTGGTGGATGTATTGAACTACATGTATGGAGGAGAGCACGGCAACTGCACCAAGTGTGAAAACAAACTGCTTAACCAGCAACAGAAGCTGCCTACTTCAGTGGTTGACTGGCGTATTAAGGTGCAATGCCGCCAAAGCATCAGTGCCAAAGTGCACGAGTCAGCCAGCTCAGTTCTTAAAGACACCACCAATTCAGCCAGTGTCAGCTGGAAGGTGGGGCTGAGTGTGCCATTAGTGGCAGGCGTGGCTGTAGGTGGCACTCATTCGAGGTCAGCGAGGTTTGCCAAGAGCCATGCATCTCAAGACAAGTACTCCTACACAAGCCACACCTTCTCCTGTCGCTATTACTC ATTTCGTCTTCATGCTCTTCCTCCATTGACCAAAGAATTTAGCAGTTCCATCCGAGCCCTTCCTGTTAAATTTGACAGCAAGTCACAGGCGGCGTACAACCATTTTATCTCTATCTACGGAACGCATTTTTTGCGAAGGGTCGACCTGGGAGGTCGAGTACACTCAACCACTGCAGTTCAGACCTGCAAGGCTGCCTTGAGTGGTCTTTCAGTGCAAGATGTGAGTAACTGCTTATCGGCAGAGGCGTCTGGTGTCATTAAGGGCGTGAAGGTGAGCGCACAATCAAGCtactgcaatgacaaaaaacaaaaactagaGCGAGGAAAAAGCTTCAGCGCATCCTTCTCTGACCGCGAGACTGAAATATTAGGGGGTAATGGTGAGCAGCATGATATCCTCTTTAATCCAAGCAACCAGAGTGGTTATGGAGTTTGGCTAAAGTCCTTGAAGAAGATCCCTGGAGTTGTGTCCTACACCTTGAGCTCACTGCATATGTTGGTGCAAAATGACTCAGCCAGAAAAATCGGTCTACAGGCTGCCATCAGCAACTACATCACCAAAAGTGCCATATCAGTTGCTTGCCCCTCCGGTTGCAAGGTGGGTCATCGTAAACctaactgtgcatgtaaatgcggTGGTCATAATAATGTGGATGGTAACTGCTGCTCAACCAAGCCAGGAGTGGCAACTCTGAGCGTGATAGTAATGAGTGCATCAGGATTGTGGGGAGACTACTTCTCTAAAACGGATGGTTATGTAAAAGTCAtctttaaaagtaatccacatgaaaGCCCTGTGATTTGGAACAACAACTTTCCTCAGTGGAACTACAATGTTCATCTTGGAGACGTGGATCTGATGATGAAAAA GCCATTGGTATTTGAGGTGTGGGACCGTGACAACCGCTGGGATGATGATCTATTGGGAAAGGGTTCTATAGTCCCGGAGCAAGGAAACAATGTACAGAAGACTATTGGACTTAAGCATGGCTCTCTTAAAGTGTCCGTAACTGCAAAGTGTGGCCCAAGTCTTACAGGGTCATACTGTGAGAAATACGCTCCGACACCAGGTGGTGACGGTACTTTAATGTCTTACAACCCCTTTGGCAGAGAGCAGCCCATTTCATTTCTATAA